Genomic DNA from Gilliamella sp. ESL0441:
TTAGACGCTTATAAATTTAACTTACTAAAGAATAAAGATCATTTCATTAAACAACTTAAATCAGGAACATTAACCATTAGACGAATTGATGAAGGGCAATTTGAAGAAAACGGGATCAGTTTTGCTGAATATGCAGCCATCCTGTCAGGAAATACAGATTTGATAGAACGGGCAAAACTTGAAAAAAAAATTTCCTCTTTAGAAAATGAAAAGCGAAATTTTGAAAAAGAAAAATATATGAATAAGCTTACTTTACAAGATTCATTGAAAGAAGTAAGGAATAAAGAGAAGATTATAAATAATATTAAACAGGATTTAAAATATTGGAACTCGAATATAAAAGAAGATACTCAATTGTATTTAAAGGGGTTAAAGTTTAACAATTTACCTAAAAATGACATTAAATCAATAGCAGGTTATTTGCATGACTTGAATAAAAATTATATGTCTAACGAATTTACACAAATAGGTACTTTGTATGATTTTAAACTATTGATATCTACCCATTTCGATATGTTTCATAAAATGAATTTTTTTTACGTTGAAGGATTAAACGGGATAAAGTACCAATATAATAATGGTAAAATAGCTGAGAATCCAAAATTAGCATCAGAATATTTTTTCAATGCATTAAAAAAAATGCCAAATATACTTGAAAAGTATGAGAACGAAGTAAAAGCTTTAAAGCAAGATATTGTCATAATGGAGGATATAACTAAAAAAGAATGGAATAAAGAAAAAGAGTTAGTTGAATCGAAATTGAAATTAGTATCCATTGAAAAAAAGTTAAAAGATACCATACATAAAACGACTCAAGGAGAAACCAACAAAGATGAATCAACCCATGTAAAAGAACAAAAAACTGGAGGAATAATCGCTCCAATAAGAATGGAAAAAAAATTCAAATTACGTTAATATACTGCTATATATCTCTTAAAACACGATTTTAACTTATCACATTCCTTCCTTTAATTCCCTTACTACTCTTTTTCAATTTAATACATCATACTCCTTATACGCACATCAAAAAGTTAAAAAAGATGTAATTATAGTGAGATAAAAAATGAACTATATTAATGAAAAAAAATTACAAATTCTTAAAGATAATAAATTAGCAATAGAAACAGCGTTTATATTAGATAAAGAAAACAGAAAAGCAACAGAAGAAGAACGGACTATTCTAGGTAAATATTCGGGGTATACATGTGTAAGCGCCTTATTCCCAGAAAATTTTATGGTTGTTAGTCCATATTCACCGGTAGTTGCATTTACAAGCGATTTCAAGCGGCATGAGATGGAGAAAGAAAAATCTGAAGATTATTTATATTTAAAAAGTGAGGCGTTGCAAATATTAGAGGAAACACGAGGTATAATTAGAAAGTACTCAGATTCAATATCAGAGAGTAAAATATATATTAGCTATATGGACGGTAATAGATATTTTTCATTCACGACCCCTCCTGAATTGGTTCAAACAATGGTTGATGTATTCCAAGAAAATAAAATTACTATTAATAATTTTTTAGACCCTTCGGCAGGAATGGGGATTTATGCTCAAGAATTTAAAAAATTAGCAGAAAATTCATATAAATTTGTAAATTTGGAATCTGACCCATTAACGGTGAAAATAGCAAAACATTATCTAAGTGAATTTGAACTGCTTTTTCAACCATTTGAAACGTTGGATCATGAAAAAATGAAATTTGATGTAACGGCTTCAACCATTCCTTTCAAAGAAATCGCTCCATATGACGAGTATTTACTGACAATCTGTGATTCAAATGAATCGAATTTACATTCATATTTTTTTGAAAAAGGATTAGCAAGTGTTAAAAATGGTGGAATAGTTGCGTATATCTGTTTGAGTGATCTCATGGATAAACCTAGTCTATATGATTCACGAAGAATATTAATGGAAAATTCTAATTTAATATCAGCCATACGTTTGCCTCAAAATACATTTATGGGATATGAAAAATATATTTATAATTTTGATTTAATTATTTTACAAAAAAATATTGAAAAAAAAGAATTAACTGATCTTGAAAAGTCTTTTGTACATCAAAAAGATACAACGGATTTGTATCTTATTGAAAACGAATATTTTAAGGATTCGAAAAATTTAATTTATACAGATGTAAGAACTGAATTTGGTATAAATAGAACCCCTATTAAAATTCTAACACATAATGGGGGCATTACAGGGATAGCGTCAGATGTAAAAAAGATTTTACAAAGAGATTTCAAACTCTTCAATAAAGATTTATATACTATGACACAAGAAGATCTTCAGAAAACACATAAAGAAGCACCCAAAAAGAAAAAGCCTAGACATTCTTGATCAAGGTTATAGTATAATTTTCCTTAAAATAACACATTAAATTTTCGGCGAGTTCAACGGTAAAACAAAGGAATAATAAAATGGCATTATTTTTATCCGATTCAAAAAAACAATGCTCTAATTTTTGTTTGTTGAACTCGCTTATTTTTATATATGCTAAGGTTTCCCGACAAGTAATATCGCAAACCTTATTAATAGATTTTTCGACAACAGGCGGTAATTTAATTTGTTTGTTGTCATCAACAAAAAGCAAGCTAACCAAAAAAGGGATTTTTTTACCACAGTATTCAATATAATAAGCGGGTATATACTCTAAATTACTAACTAACATCTTTTTTCCTTTTTTTTAAAAAATATATATTGTTAAATTATTTCTTATGATATAACATTTGTAAGCTAATGTAAGTATAGTTAGTATTGTTTTTTCCTTTCTTCAACCCATATATTACCTTCTACACATAAACAAATAAATTTAAAACCGATGAAATCTAGCAGAAAAAAGATGTAGCGCATGGAAAAAATGAGAAAAAACGAAATGGGATGGATATATATTGGATTACTATTTACCTTATTCCTGTTAGTTTATATTTTATGGAATAAATACCATTTTGAAATTGTAACCCAAAGTACCTATTATTCTTATCATATTGTAAATAGACTTACCTTTTTAGAATTCTTCAAAGAGTTAAAAAAAGAAGCTGCATTTTTATATAAAAATGCCGGACAAGTCACTTTCTCTCAGCTAATTTCACATCTCAATAAGATTAGTTATTTATTTGTTATCATACCCGTATTATTAACTTTAAATGCTTTGAGACGTGCTAACAAGCACCCTGCTAATTACTCGCAAAGAAAAATTAATATTCAGAACCTGCCTCACATAATTGCACATCATTCACCTGCCATTATCCCTTCTTTGTATTATGGAGATGAAGAAACATTATTATTGAATGTAGATCCCGAAGAACATAAAAGCGCTTTAACACCTGAAGAATGGGCGGTAAAACATCAACTGGTTATCAATGGTTTTTTAGATATAGAACGTTGCAAAAAATGTTTTGTTGAAGATCTAGGAAAAAAAATTAATAGCATAGATGAATTAACCCATGTAGAAAAAGTTTTTTTTGCAATTTTTGCCACTCGCATATTTGGAGAAAAAACAGAATTAAAACAAGCGCAAGAATTGTTAGATGCGTTGAATCGTTCATGTCATTTCAATTCATGGCAAGGTAAAAGAGGCTATCCCGATCTAACGTTAACTAATAAAGTTTTTAAAAAATTTTCCAATCATCCCAAGATCGGAGAATGGATTGAAAAACATAGTTATTCTCGAACATTATTACATGCCATGCATAAACAAGCATTAAAGGTTGGCAAGTTACCCTCTTCTCATTTTCGGTGGCTAAAAGGCATGGATAGAGGTTTATTTTATGCACTGAATACCACGGGAAGAAAAACACCTTTCATAGAATCTGCTGCGGTATTCACACAAACCTTATGGGAAGAATTCGTTTTCGAACGGAATATTAAACTTGAAGAACCGGCTATTGAAGATGCGGTTATGGGATTACAAAACTACTTAAAAAAAATAAGTTTTATTACTTAATTTTTTTAAGAACCAGGAGACAATTTTGAACGATATCATTCAAATTGAAAAAAATATTTTATACTTACAATTTAAATCGGGCAAAAACGCCCGAATTACTATTGTCCCTTTTTCACATTTTATATCCATATATAGAGTAAATACCACAATTTTCATATTTGACGGTTATAAAGCAATTAGTATTGACGAGTTCCATAATGAATCAGTAGCAAAAAAGATTGAAAAACGAATCAAAAGATATATTCGAAATTACTTGTTCAAAAATCGAATTAAAAGAATATTAAAAGCATTACTAAAATATGTAGTCTATCCATTAATCTTTATACTTATTCTGTCTTCCTTGATTAATGTAACTAAGAATAATCCTGTTAATTCTTTTTCACAAGACAAAGAGGTTATTAATTTAAAAACCTCATTTCATGAGCAGTTAGCGGAGGCATTAAAAATAGGCTCTGAAACGAACAGTATAAAAATATCCAGTGGAAAAGAAGGAGTATTATATGTTTTTTCAGATCCTTTATGCCCATACTGTCAAAAGTTGCAACATGAATTGGAAAAATTGGCGAACAACTATACCATTTACCTGTTTCCTGTTACTGTTATTAGTAAAAATGCAATTATTAATGAAATTTCTGATATATTCTGTTATCCTAAAAATACGCATCGCTCCCGTTGGAGCGATATCATAACTCAAAAATATACATTCAATACTTCCAACACTTCCAACACTTTGCCGACGTGCAATAACACTATAATTCAAAAAAATAATATATTTTTTAAAAATATGGAATTTACCGGTACACCGACCATTATTAACGGAAACGGTATTCTAATGTCTGAGAATATGCCAAACACAGCTCAGGCAATCAAAGTATGGATGAAAAGTTATGACAATTAAGATTACTTCGTTACCAAAATATCAATATTTTAATAAAACATTTTTAGATGAACTCAATACTAAAATCTCATTATTAGATCTTGTTTCAAACAATATGACATTACTAAAAGATGGGCAAAATTATAAAGGAGCATGTCCATTTCATGAAAATGAACACGAATCCGAAAAATCCGATGCTAAAAATTCCTTTAGCATTTCAAGCGATTACAATCGCTACTATTGCTATGAGTGTCACGCTAAGGGCGGTATTATCAATTGGGTTATGCATCATGAAAAATTAGGATTTCAAGAAGCGATTTTATTTTTGTCTGAAAAATATCAAATTCCGTTACCTAAAGAAACACAATACTTCAATTTAGAACGTAATGTACTGATAGATATCTTGGAAAATGCTATGAATATCTATCGGTACAGGTTGCAACGTGAAACAGAAGCCTTGAGCTATTTATATAACGAACGACATTTAACTTCCGATTCGATAGAGCAATTTCAGTTAGGTATTGTAACCTCGGGTATTACACAACTGTTACGAAATCATTTTAGCGAATCACAATTGCTTGAGAGTGGTATCGCTATACGTTCAAGGGTAAATGCACTTGAAAATATTGATTTATTAAGATATCGAATTTGCATACCAATTCAAGATGAATTGGGAATGGTTATAGGTTTTGCAGGTCGCACCTATCGGAAAGAAAATTCTGTAAAATATTTAAATACTGGAGAAACTCCCCTTTTTCAAAAAAGAAAAATTTTGTATGGTTTATTCAATGCCAAAAAACATATTATGGATGATCATACAGCCGTTATTGTAGAAGGTTTCTTTGATGTTATTGCCTTACATCAACGAGGCGAAAACAGAGCCGTTGGTATGATGGGTACAAGTATATATAAAGAACAAATACAGAAATTATTTAAATATGCAGATAATCTAATTTTTGTTTTTGATGGGGATGAAAAAGGAAAAGAGGCTATATTAAATACAGCGTTCATGGCAATATCGGAAATGAACGACAATCAAATGGTATATTTTGTATATCTTCCTCAAGGAGAAGATCCTGCCACTTATATTCATGAACATGGATTAAGTGCATGGAAAGATCTGTTAAAAAATAAGCATTCTATCAGTCAAATATTAACTCAGTTTATAACTGCTGAAATGAAACAAGACAAAATAGGAGCAATTGAAAAAGCAAAAACCATTTTGTCGCAAATTAATAATGCAGAATATTTTAAAGAATCATTTACCTGTCATTTAGAAAAACTGTTCGACACACAATTAGATTAATCTAATATAAAACAGCACCAAAAAAAGAATCCTTTTTTTGGTGCATTAATTATCAATTCTTGCCAATACATTTATTCATTTCATTTCTTACTAATTCTAATTTAAAAATAAAATGACTAATCCCTATTCAGAAATCAATCATGACAGAATTACAAGAGATATTAGACCGTTAAATGTCAGAATATCAAATTTCATATTTTATCCTGCCCATTTTAAAATATTATTAATAATCCTATTAGGTTTAGAAATTTATTTACCAGTTTTATGGCTGTTTTGGAGTTTGTTAATATTATTTTTAACCGTTAGTTTCACAGATCAAAAATTTACCTTACCCTTGCGAATACCTAAAGATTTAAAGGTACTGGATCCTAGTGATTATTATGAATCTATAAAAGAAGAAAATTTTTTATTCGGATTAATAAAAAAAAATCGAATCGTACGAAAATTAAGGATGGCCGAAGGTATTTTATACCTCGGCTATCTTCGTTCCATTAACGAAAAACAAGGACAAGAATTATGGATTACTAACTCGGATGCTCGTACCCATATGTTTTTGGCTGGCACTACAGGTTCGGGTAAATCCGAAACACTTATGTCAATTTTTACAAATGCCATATTATGGGGTGCAGGTGCTTGTTATGGTGACGGAAAAGCCGATAATAATTTAGGGTTCTGCCTGTGGTCATTAAGCAGACGATTCGGACGTGAAGATGATTTTTTAGTCTTAAATTACTTAACGGGGGGTAGCGATCCTTTTCAAGTTATAGCAGATAAGGAAAAAGGAAAAGTATCGGGCATAAATTATCAATCTAATTCCATGAATAGTTTTGCCGAAGGAAGTGCAGATTTTCTGTTACAACTCATGGCTTCACTTTTGCCTAAAGCAGGCGGAGACGGGGCGCAATGGCAACAAAAAGCATTGAATATGATCGATGCCTTATTACGTACTTTGGCATATTTGAGAGCTAAAGGAGAAATCGATATTTCAATAGGAGTTATTAGGCACTATTTATCCTTACAAAACTTAGTCACATTTTATTTAGACGGAAAAGCAGGAAAAATACCTGAATTAGCATTTTTGCCAATTAAAGCTTATTTTGAAACAGGCTTGCCCGGTTTTAATCCTGATTTGGCAGAAGACCCGACACAATGGGATCCTGAAGTTTTTAACCAACATGGATATCTAAC
This window encodes:
- a CDS encoding thioredoxin fold domain-containing protein, yielding MNDIIQIEKNILYLQFKSGKNARITIVPFSHFISIYRVNTTIFIFDGYKAISIDEFHNESVAKKIEKRIKRYIRNYLFKNRIKRILKALLKYVVYPLIFILILSSLINVTKNNPVNSFSQDKEVINLKTSFHEQLAEALKIGSETNSIKISSGKEGVLYVFSDPLCPYCQKLQHELEKLANNYTIYLFPVTVISKNAIINEISDIFCYPKNTHRSRWSDIITQKYTFNTSNTSNTLPTCNNTIIQKNNIFFKNMEFTGTPTIINGNGILMSENMPNTAQAIKVWMKSYDN
- the dnaG gene encoding DNA primase, which gives rise to MTIKITSLPKYQYFNKTFLDELNTKISLLDLVSNNMTLLKDGQNYKGACPFHENEHESEKSDAKNSFSISSDYNRYYCYECHAKGGIINWVMHHEKLGFQEAILFLSEKYQIPLPKETQYFNLERNVLIDILENAMNIYRYRLQRETEALSYLYNERHLTSDSIEQFQLGIVTSGITQLLRNHFSESQLLESGIAIRSRVNALENIDLLRYRICIPIQDELGMVIGFAGRTYRKENSVKYLNTGETPLFQKRKILYGLFNAKKHIMDDHTAVIVEGFFDVIALHQRGENRAVGMMGTSIYKEQIQKLFKYADNLIFVFDGDEKGKEAILNTAFMAISEMNDNQMVYFVYLPQGEDPATYIHEHGLSAWKDLLKNKHSISQILTQFITAEMKQDKIGAIEKAKTILSQINNAEYFKESFTCHLEKLFDTQLD